The Couchioplanes caeruleus sequence GTCGTCCGTGGTCATGTCCTCCAGCGTGCCACGTAGAAGGTGAATTTGAACAGGTTCAGGGTTGTGCGTGTCGGGGCGGCGCGAGGTCGGGCACGGCCGACCGTGCCGATGAACCAGATCGATCCGGTGAGCGTTAACGCGAGCAGGGGGTCGTACCTGGCTCGAGTTGGCCCTAGGCTGGCGCCCATGATTGTTTAACGTTCAAGGAGGCTGACTGTGTTCGATCAGATAAACGGCCTTCCCGTCCACGCCCTCGTGCTCCATGCGGCGGTCGTGTTCGTGCCGCTCCTGGCTCTGGCGGCAGTGGCTTACGCGTTCGTGCCGAGCTGGCGGGCGAAGGTCGGCTGGGCGGCGATCCTGCTGGCCGTCGCCGCCCCGTCGTCGGCCTTCGTAGCGAAGCAGTCGGGCGCCGAACTGCACGACCGCCTCGTGGCGAACGGAATGACGGGGCCGGCGCTGGCCAAGATCGATGAGCACGCGGGCTTCGGCACGATGACGTTCTACTACTCGCTCGCCCTGGGCATCGTGACTCTCGTCATGGTGTTCCTCACGCTCAGGAGCGAGACCCGCCGTCTGCCCAAGGCGGCCGACCTGGTGCTCGCCGTGATCATGTTGGCGCTCGCGGCGGTGTCCGGATACTACGTTTTCATGACCGGTGACTCGGGCGCGCAGGCGGTCTGGGGTAGTTGACAGGCAGCCGTCCCGGCCGCCGTGTGGGGTGGTGGCCGGGACGGCGTTCGGTCGTCAAGTACCGTCCGGGCGTGGCGCGGTGAGGCATCGTTCGGGCGTGGCGGGTGACCGATCGTTCGGGCGTGGTGCGGTGAAAGAGCTGTTCTGGCGTGGTGCGGTGAGAGGACCGCTCGGGCGTGGTGCGGTGAGAGCCGTTCTGGCGTAGTGCGGTGAGAGCCGTTCTGGCGTAGTGCGGTGAGAGAGTCGTTCTGGCGTGGTGCGGTCAGAAGATCGCTCGGGCGCAGAGCAAGAACATGACGATCAGGGCTATCGCGCCCGCCACCAAGCCGACGCCGTAGGTGATGGTGCGGGCCGCACCCTCGGACTCGTCCAAGGCTTCCATGTCCTGAGCCGGCATGCTTCGTGGCGGCGGCGGCTCGGACACGACCGGGGGGCGCCAGAGCGGAGACGCCGGCGCCGGGCGTGGCGGCCCCTCGTACGCGGGTGGCCTCGGCTCCGGGGGCGCCGTCGGACGCTCGGCGCCGAACGGGTCCCCCGCCGCCGCGTCGGGGCGCCGCCAGTATGCGTCGTCGTCGGATCCGGTCGGGGCTCTCACGTTCATCGACGCTACATCCATCGGGTGCCGACAGCGCGCACGACGCGGCTTACCCTCTTACCGTGGACATCCTTGACGAGCCCGACCGCGACGCCGACGCCGAGCGCACCGTGGACTTCGAGTCCGAGGAGACGCCGCTGCTTCCGGAGCAGACCCGCGACGACACGGAACGTGGCTGGGGTTACAGCAGCTCCGCCGATTCCAACGACGATCGTCTTCTGGAGGACCGGCCGCCGCATTGGGGCTGACCAGCGCGGACTCGACAGGTTCCTTCCGGAGGTGGGTGCCCGGTGATGTCGTTCGGCGCGCCAGAAGCGCGTCTGGACGGGCACCCAGCACGCTGCATCGCGCCCAGCAGAAGGCGCCCGCCGGTGGCACGCGGCAGATTCCCAGCGTCGGGGGCTCTTGGCGTGAGGGCTGGGCGCTGCGGCGTCCGGTGGGCGGGCGTGGGCGGGTATAGCGCCCAGCGGTCGGCCGCACGTCTCCGTCCCGGACCATGCCAGCGCCGCGGCGGTTGCCAACATCGCTGCGAGCGCCGCCAGGCGGAGCAGGACCGTTCCTGCCCGCCTCCGTCGGCGTACCGGAGTGAGGTCGGATTTTGAATGGGTTCTGTTCGGAGTCAGCCACACGCCGCGAAGCTAGCGAGTCCTCCGATCGTCGCGGGTCGGGCCTGTGGACAACCGCACTTTGTGGATAACTCCGGGGACCGTTGGCCAGGGCGGTAGAAAAGACGGGCACGCCAACGCGTCGGCCGTTCTGGCGCGATGCCGAACTCGGCGCCGGCCTGAGATCGGAAGACGCCGAGCCCAGGCACCGTGCCGTGTCTCAGTAATACGCCGAGCGCTGGTAGACGCTTCGTGGGCTGACGTCAGCTCGGGGACGTCAGCTTAGGGGACGCTGGCCCGGGAGGTTGTCAGCCCGGGAGGTTGTCAGGGCAGGCGGTGTCACCCCGAGCGGTTGTCACCCCGAGCGGCTGTCAACCCAGGCGGTTGTCAGCTCGAACAAATTGCCAGCCCGAGCGACTGGCAGCCCAAGCGGATGTCAGCTCGCGCTGACGTCAGCTCAGGAGGACGTTGAGGCGGTGGACGACGTCGTGGCAGGAGCGGGAGAGGGAGACGGAGAGGAGGCCGCTGGTGCCGACGAGGTGGATGACGTCGACGACTCCGACTTGCTGTCGGACGACGAGGTCGAGGATGTCGTCGTGGACGGCTTGTCCGAGCTGCCGTTGCCCGAGCGGGAGTCGTTGCGGTAGAAGCCGGAGCCCTTGAAGACGATGCCGACCGAGTTGAAGACCTTGCGGAGCTTGCCGCTGCAGGCGGGGCACTCGGTCAGCGCCGGGTCGGAAAAAGACTGCACCCTTTCGAGCTGCTCCCCGCACTCGGTGCATGCGTACTGGTACGTGGGCACTGGTCCTCCGCGTCGATCTCGATTGCTGGCACTCGCCGACTACGAGTGCCAATGCTCCGTCATCGGAGTTTATTTCGTCCAGTCCAGGCGCTCGCTGAGGCCCTCGCCAGGTGTGATCGCGGCGTGTACGCGACGGTCGTGCGGCTCTGCGGGGACCTCGGCGAGGAGTTCTCCGTCGTGGAGCAGGGCGACGGTGAAGGTCGTGACGGGAACGCGGGCGAGCGCGCGGTCGTACGAGCCGCCGCCCCTGCCCATGCGTATGCCGCGGCGGTCGACGGCTAGCGCGGGTACGACGACCAGCTCCGCCTCAGACACTGCGGCGGTGCCCAGCCGTGGCCCTGCCGGCTCGAGGAGGCCTCGCGGACCGGGGCGGAGGGACGACCGGCCTTCGTACGGTGCCCAGTCCAGGTCTCCGTCCGGCATCAGGACCGGCAGGAGCACCGAGGCGGTGGGTGCTGCACGGCGGAGCGCCTCCAGAAGATCGGGGCCGCCGGGCTCGGCGCCGATTGGCACATAGGTGGCGATGACTGTGGGTGATTGGTGGCGTACGTGGCTCTCGAGGGCTTGCTGGAGCCGCGTGGCTGCGTCAGCGAGGGTGTCAGGCGTTTTCGATCTACGCAAAGCTAGGAGTTGACCTCGGAGAGCCACCTTCTCGGCGCGGCAGCTTTCCGCATCACGGGTGAAATCGGACATGCAACACCCCCTTTGTAAAACCGGCAAACGGTGCGCACTATGTCAGCATCGCTCCAAAGAAGGCCGCTTCCAGGAGGTCGTGTGACTCTGCGTGGCCGACTCACTGCGGCCTTTTTGGCGGTCGTGCTCGGCCCGGTCCTGCTCGGATCCTTCTTCGTGGGGATGACCGTGTCCACGGTGAGCCGGGACCGGACGGTCGAGCGGCTTGATCATGCCGCAACAACGGTACGGAGTGCGATGGGTGCCTTGTGCGGCCAACTGCAGGCCGTGGCCGACGCCGTCGCCGTGCTGCCGGAGGACGCCAGGAGGCCGGCAGCGGATCAGATGGTGACCCGTGGGCTGGCCGCCGAGGTCCGGATCGTGAGCCCTGCCCCGAGCGCCGGATCCGGCCCGGGAACGAGCCTCCCGTCCAGGATCAGCCAGCCCGGCGAAGGGCAGCCCGGAGAAAGGCAGGGCGCGGTCGGGCAGGGCGCGGCGGAGCAGGCGGTGGCGGGCCAGGGCGCGGTCGGGCAGGGCGCGGCAGAGCAAGGCCTGGCAGAGCAGGGCACGGCAAGACCGGGCGCGGCAGAGCAGAGCGCCGCAGAGCAGAGCGCGGGAGGGGAGGGCGAGGCAGCGAAGGGTGAAGACCGGGCAGTGGAACTCGACGGCGGCGAAAGTCGAGCTGAAGAGCGCGACTGCGCAGGCCCGCCCGCCGCGCCGGCTCCCGGTGCCACTATCACCGCCGTCACCGCAAGCGCTGTGGGAGGCGACGTTGCCGTGATCGCCCTGGCGCGGACGGACGAGGACTTCATCCATCGCCTGGCCCACACCAGCGGTGCCACCGTCGACCTGGAACGCAGCGGCGGGGCTGCGCGAGGCACCGGAACACGCGGGCACAGCGGGACGGCCATGCGGACCATCGCGGGCGGTCCCGGGCAGCCACTTCCTCTTGTCGTATCCGTTCCCGCCCGGACGCCGTTCCCGCTCTACGCCCTGCTCGCCGCCGCGGTGGTGCTCGTGGCCGGAATCGCGATCGTGGTCGCCCGGTGGCTCGCCCGGTCCACGACCCGTCCCCTCGAGGAGCTCGCCTGGGCCGCCGGCAAGGTGGCCGACGGTGAGTTGGGGGTACGGGTACCGGTCCAGCGGGACGACGAGATCGGGCGGCTCGCCCGGACCTTCAACCGGATGACCCGGGAGTTGCAGGCGTACGTGCAGGCGCTCACCGCCAGCCGGGACCAGCTTCGCGGGCATCTCGCCATCCTGGGCGACACCCTTTCCAGCACCCACGACCTGGACCGCATTCTCCGGGTCATCCTCCGGACCGCCCTGTCCGCGAGCGGAGCCCGGGCCGGGATCGTGCTGCTCACCGATCCGGCCGGGGGCGACCTGGTCGCGCGGTGCGCCGAGGGGCTCACCGGCCGCTGGGACGTGCCCGACGACGAGCTGGCCTCGCTGCGGGTGCCGCGCGGGCGCGGGATCCTCGGTGCCGTCGCGGCCGGTGGGGAGCCCCGCCGGGGGTTCTGCGGGCTTGGGGGCGGGGTGGTCGACGAGCCGGCCTGCCGGACGTACGTCGCCGTGCCGATCTGCGCGCCGGCGACCGTTGGTGATCCGCTGGTGCCGGGGGAATGGGACACGGTCGGGCATCCCGCCACGCTGGGCGTGCTCGCGCTGTACGACCGGCTCGGCACCGATGAGTTCGACGACGCCGACCTGCTCATGCTGCGGACCTTCGCTGGGCAGGCCGGGGTCGCCGTGCACA is a genomic window containing:
- a CDS encoding 5-formyltetrahydrofolate cyclo-ligase, producing MSDFTRDAESCRAEKVALRGQLLALRRSKTPDTLADAATRLQQALESHVRHQSPTVIATYVPIGAEPGGPDLLEALRRAAPTASVLLPVLMPDGDLDWAPYEGRSSLRPGPRGLLEPAGPRLGTAAVSEAELVVVPALAVDRRGIRMGRGGGSYDRALARVPVTTFTVALLHDGELLAEVPAEPHDRRVHAAITPGEGLSERLDWTK
- a CDS encoding diguanylate cyclase; amino-acid sequence: MTVSTVSRDRTVERLDHAATTVRSAMGALCGQLQAVADAVAVLPEDARRPAADQMVTRGLAAEVRIVSPAPSAGSGPGTSLPSRISQPGEGQPGERQGAVGQGAAEQAVAGQGAVGQGAAEQGLAEQGTARPGAAEQSAAEQSAGGEGEAAKGEDRAVELDGGESRAEERDCAGPPAAPAPGATITAVTASAVGGDVAVIALARTDEDFIHRLAHTSGATVDLERSGGAARGTGTRGHSGTAMRTIAGGPGQPLPLVVSVPARTPFPLYALLAAAVVLVAGIAIVVARWLARSTTRPLEELAWAAGKVADGELGVRVPVQRDDEIGRLARTFNRMTRELQAYVQALTASRDQLRGHLAILGDTLSSTHDLDRILRVILRTALSASGARAGIVLLTDPAGGDLVARCAEGLTGRWDVPDDELASLRVPRGRGILGAVAAGGEPRRGFCGLGGGVVDEPACRTYVAVPICAPATVGDPLVPGEWDTVGHPATLGVLALYDRLGTDEFDDADLLMLRTFAGQAGVAVHNVRMHEEAQRLSLTDPLTGLWNYRYLRESLRREVERANRFGRMLTVLVLDLDHFKEVNDTYGHAAGDAVLGEFARRVRVGLREVDVAFRQGGEEFVVLLPETDAYGGIIVAERLGAAVRDQPVLIDDRRSGSGGAVERVSISVSIGIAVYPEHGTTADRVLAAADDALYAAKNAGRDTYRLAETAAGMKRPAGNAATPAEPTQVGDTGAPVEPTQMGGVRAPAEPTLTGGGVGIPAEAALATGAAGISAESGAPVTQASVSGGVDEGQFDHPESMPGASGGPQPPRQSRGR
- a CDS encoding DUF2231 domain-containing protein, translating into MFDQINGLPVHALVLHAAVVFVPLLALAAVAYAFVPSWRAKVGWAAILLAVAAPSSAFVAKQSGAELHDRLVANGMTGPALAKIDEHAGFGTMTFYYSLALGIVTLVMVFLTLRSETRRLPKAADLVLAVIMLALAAVSGYYVFMTGDSGAQAVWGS
- a CDS encoding translation initiation factor 2 — its product is MNVRAPTGSDDDAYWRRPDAAAGDPFGAERPTAPPEPRPPAYEGPPRPAPASPLWRPPVVSEPPPPRSMPAQDMEALDESEGAARTITYGVGLVAGAIALIVMFLLCARAIF